A window of the Desulfovibrio oxyclinae DSM 11498 genome harbors these coding sequences:
- a CDS encoding terminase large subunit domain-containing protein, producing the protein MEELYRPRKHQAAIEENLTRFSVLVCHRRFGKTVLSVNRLIRQARETEMTDWRGAYIAPLYKQAKAVVWDHLKHFCGVGLDGCDVKFNESELRADFKNGSRIRLFGANNPDSLRGLYLDAVVFDEVAQMPYRVWSEVVRPALSDRRGWALFIGTPQGKNALYQLWNRAGADEDWFTAMYRASETGVLHPDELDAARREMSPEEYEQEFECSFTAAIRGAYFGGLLGDLEREGRVGAVPVDPTMPVHTAWDLGMSDSTSIWFVQAAPGGEYRAVDYYEASGEGLEHYAKVLDAKGYKYGRHIAPHDIRVRELGTGRSRLETAMRLGIRFDICPNIPVQDGINAVRQMLPRFRFDAGRCEPGIDALRHYRREFNDRAGDFMPRPVHDWTSHAVDAFRYFAVGFREPSRGTRPDRTANDYNPFGEAS; encoded by the coding sequence ATGGAAGAATTATATAGACCCCGGAAGCATCAGGCGGCCATCGAGGAGAATCTGACAAGGTTTTCCGTACTGGTCTGCCACCGCAGGTTCGGCAAGACCGTGCTTTCAGTGAACCGACTGATACGCCAGGCAAGAGAAACCGAAATGACGGACTGGCGCGGGGCTTACATCGCCCCGCTCTACAAGCAGGCCAAGGCGGTGGTCTGGGATCATCTGAAGCATTTCTGCGGAGTGGGGCTGGACGGGTGCGACGTGAAATTCAACGAGTCCGAACTGCGTGCCGACTTCAAGAACGGCTCCCGCATCCGGCTCTTCGGCGCGAACAACCCGGACTCACTGCGCGGCCTGTATCTGGACGCGGTGGTCTTCGACGAAGTGGCGCAAATGCCCTACCGCGTCTGGAGCGAAGTGGTCCGCCCCGCGCTTTCCGACCGCCGGGGCTGGGCGCTGTTCATAGGCACGCCGCAGGGCAAGAACGCCCTGTATCAGCTCTGGAACCGGGCCGGAGCCGATGAGGACTGGTTCACCGCCATGTACCGGGCCTCCGAAACCGGGGTGCTGCATCCCGACGAGCTGGACGCGGCGCGGCGGGAAATGAGTCCGGAGGAGTACGAGCAGGAGTTCGAATGCTCCTTCACCGCCGCCATCCGGGGCGCCTACTTCGGCGGGCTGCTGGGAGACCTTGAGCGCGAGGGCCGAGTTGGCGCGGTGCCCGTGGATCCGACCATGCCCGTGCATACCGCGTGGGACCTTGGCATGAGCGACTCCACGTCCATCTGGTTCGTACAGGCCGCCCCCGGCGGCGAGTATCGCGCCGTGGACTACTACGAAGCCTCGGGCGAAGGGTTGGAACATTACGCCAAGGTGCTGGACGCCAAAGGCTACAAGTACGGTCGCCACATCGCACCCCACGACATCCGCGTGCGCGAGCTGGGCACGGGGCGCTCCCGGCTGGAAACGGCCATGCGGCTGGGAATCCGCTTCGACATATGCCCCAACATTCCGGTGCAGGACGGCATCAACGCGGTGCGGCAGATGCTGCCGCGTTTCCGGTTCGATGCCGGTCGCTGCGAACCGGGCATCGACGCCCTGCGGCATTACCGGCGCGAGTTCAACGATCGGGCCGGGGATTTCATGCCGCGCCCGGTGCATGACTGGACCAGCCACGCGGTGGACGCCTTCCGCTACTTTGCCGTGGGCTTCCGCGAGCCGAGCAGAGGGACGCGACCGGACCGGACCGCAAACGACTACAACCCCTTTGGAGAAGCGTCATGA
- a CDS encoding ABC transporter permease: protein MFEQQVIPLDSWVSQFVDWLVNNYRDIFQSIKWPVEQTLNGFDAGLNALHPLIIIVLVVLAAWRFSGYKLAVFSAVTMVFIGLLGLWRESMTTLAMVLSSVLFCTIAGVPLGIAAGRSDRFEAGIRPVLDAMQTTPAFVYLVPIVMLFSVGNVAGVLATIIFALPPIIRLTSLGIRGVHPELVEAAQAFGATRTQVLIKVQVPLAMPTILAGLNQTIMMALSMVVIAALIGAGGLGSPVILGLNTLDIGRAVVGGLGIVLMAIVLDRITQSMANKKS, encoded by the coding sequence ATGTTTGAACAACAAGTCATACCTCTGGACAGTTGGGTCAGTCAGTTCGTGGACTGGCTGGTCAATAACTACCGCGACATATTTCAATCCATCAAATGGCCGGTGGAGCAGACCCTCAACGGGTTCGACGCAGGGCTCAACGCCCTGCATCCGCTGATCATCATCGTGCTGGTGGTACTGGCCGCGTGGCGTTTCTCCGGCTACAAGCTGGCCGTCTTCTCGGCGGTGACCATGGTCTTCATCGGCCTGCTCGGCCTGTGGCGCGAGTCCATGACCACGCTGGCCATGGTCCTGTCCTCGGTGCTGTTCTGCACCATCGCTGGCGTGCCGCTGGGCATCGCCGCCGGACGCAGCGACAGGTTCGAGGCCGGAATACGTCCCGTGCTCGACGCCATGCAGACCACCCCCGCATTCGTCTACCTCGTACCCATCGTGATGCTCTTTTCCGTGGGTAACGTGGCAGGCGTTCTCGCGACCATCATTTTCGCCCTGCCGCCCATCATCCGACTGACCAGCCTCGGCATCCGGGGCGTGCATCCGGAACTGGTGGAAGCGGCTCAGGCATTCGGCGCCACCAGAACACAGGTGCTCATCAAGGTGCAGGTGCCCCTTGCCATGCCCACCATTCTGGCCGGACTCAACCAGACCATAATGATGGCCCTTTCCATGGTCGTCATCGCCGCGCTCATCGGCGCCGGCGGTCTCGGCTCCCCGGTCATCCTCGGCCTGAACACGCTGGACATCGGCCGCGCCGTTGTCGGCGGACTGGGCATCGTCCTCATGGCTATCGTACTCGACCGGATTACCCAGTCGATGGCGAATAAGAAATCCTAA
- the proX gene encoding glycine betaine/L-proline ABC transporter substrate-binding protein ProX yields MRLKQALIAILCVAVFATAAAASDMKPGEGVTVKPARATWNTGFFQEALVRRGLEQLGYDVQQPKDLQNPIFYKSVTFGDVDYWTNGWFPNHNSQVPSNFDEKAEKVGYVVKAGGLQGYLISKKEADKLNIKSLEDFKRPEVKEAFDINGDGKAELTACPPGWGCENIITHHMKVYDLGDHINPIKASYEAGMASALGTYKSGGPVFFYTWAPNWTIFKLKPGEDVVWINVPEIKPTEAQAPAEDRMTVSGIKGAVSDPVKLGFVVSDIQIVANKEFLKNNPAAHKFMQEFTLQLEDINKQNTLMNEGEKSDRDIARHVDDWIANNQDKWNSWLEAARQAAK; encoded by the coding sequence ATGCGACTCAAACAAGCACTCATCGCGATTCTGTGCGTGGCCGTTTTCGCCACCGCCGCCGCGGCTTCGGACATGAAGCCCGGTGAAGGCGTCACCGTCAAACCGGCGCGAGCCACATGGAACACCGGCTTCTTCCAGGAAGCCCTCGTTCGCCGCGGACTGGAACAGCTCGGCTACGACGTCCAGCAGCCCAAGGACCTGCAGAACCCCATTTTCTACAAGTCCGTCACGTTCGGCGACGTTGACTACTGGACCAACGGCTGGTTCCCCAACCACAACAGTCAGGTTCCCAGCAACTTCGACGAAAAGGCCGAGAAGGTCGGTTACGTCGTGAAGGCCGGTGGCCTGCAGGGCTACCTCATCTCCAAGAAGGAAGCCGACAAGCTCAACATCAAGTCCCTCGAAGACTTCAAGCGTCCTGAAGTGAAGGAAGCTTTCGACATCAACGGCGACGGCAAGGCCGAACTGACCGCCTGCCCTCCGGGCTGGGGTTGTGAGAACATCATCACCCATCACATGAAGGTCTACGACCTCGGCGATCACATCAATCCCATCAAGGCCTCCTATGAAGCCGGCATGGCTTCCGCCCTCGGTACCTACAAGAGCGGCGGTCCGGTGTTCTTCTACACCTGGGCCCCCAACTGGACCATCTTCAAGCTGAAGCCCGGCGAAGACGTCGTCTGGATCAACGTGCCCGAAATCAAGCCCACCGAAGCACAGGCTCCGGCCGAAGACCGCATGACCGTCTCCGGCATCAAGGGCGCCGTGTCCGACCCGGTGAAGCTCGGCTTCGTGGTTTCCGACATCCAGATCGTGGCCAACAAGGAATTCCTCAAGAATAATCCGGCCGCACACAAGTTCATGCAGGAATTCACCCTGCAGCTTGAGGACATCAACAAGCAGAACACCCTGATGAACGAAGGCGAAAAGTCCGACCGCGACATCGCCCGTCACGTTGACGACTGGATCGCCAACAATCAGGACAAGTGGAACAGCTGGCTCGAAGCCGCCCGCCAGGCTGCCAAGTAG